The sequence ACTTTCGGCCCATGCAAATCCAGGCGGTCGCAAAAAACCTCTTGACCCTAGCCCAATAATCAGTATTTGCCAAGGACTGGTCTACTTTCTCCATGCAGAAATTTCCGTCCAACACGATCATACAAATGAAAGTACGTTGGTCATGCTGCTTCCCCTGCTCAAAGGGAACCTAAAATCCCATCCCTCACATCCCCAACCAACCATCACCGGTAAGGAACTGGAAAACCGGTGTGTTTTGGTCGCCGATGGCGCTGCCATAAACCTATCCATTGTCCGCAACATCCTCAATGAAGCTGGAGCCAATGTACTGAAAGCCCACAATGGAATCGAGGCATTGAAAGTACTTGAAGAAACTACCGTAGACTTGGTTCTTTTGGATCATCGATTACCTATTTTGGACGGAGAACAAACTGCCCGCATCATCCGGAGCAAGTACGGGGATCGCTTACCGATCGTCGCCATGACCACCTACCCGATCACTGAAAAAGACCAACGATTTTTACACAGCGGGCTGGACGATTACCTGACCTCCCCATTTGGCCCGCAGCAGTTATTGGATAAAATCAATCACTGGCTACAACTAAGAACCCTTAAAAATGAAGAAAAACCTTCTACTCAACCACTCTTTGACCTGAACAGGTTAGACGCCATCGCACCGGGCAATGCAGCATTTAAACGCCGAATGGTCGACCTCTTCAAATCCCTTTCCCAAACGTCGGTCCAAGAAATGAAGGCTGCCCTGCCCCATGATCCGGAAGAAAACATCCAAAAAATCGCCCATCGATTAAAGCCCTCGATTTCCACGCTGGGAATCGACAGCCTCAAGGAGCCATTAACCGCCTTAGAGAGCGGAACCTTGGCTTCAGAAGAAAAAGAAAAAGCCATCCAACAGCTAGAAACTGTTTTGTCACAGGTTTATAAAGAACTGGATCGACTGGAACCATAACCCCTTTTTCTCTCTCGCCAAAAGATATCCCAGCGGTCATTCTTGGCATTCCAAAATCAGGACGTTTTTCCAAAAGATGGAATGGTTCGTTATCAAAATCGCCCTGTACGCTACTTTAAACCTGTAAAATCCAATTGGCACACTACTCGCAAGTACGTCGTGAAAAAGTAAAGTATGCAAGCGCTTCAGGAAAAAGGTGTTTTCATCGTGGACGAGGATCCCTTCTGGAAATCCATACTTTCACAAATGCTGTCGGACCTCGGTTTTGGAAACATCACCTGCTTCGACCATGAACAAAAGTGCTTGGATCATTTGTACCTGAATCCGGCGTTGGTATTCATCGACTATCAACTGGTGCGAACGAAAGGTTATGAAGAATTGGCAAAAACCAAAGCTGCCTTTCCTCACATCCAGATCATCTTATGCCTCGCCTCGGATGAATTGAAGGCGGCCTTTCAGGTAATGGAAACCGGATCATATGACTATATTTTAAAAAACCATGTCACACCTTACGAAATAAATGAGATTCTAACCAGGTATATAAACCATTGAGGACTATATGTCAGGCTATCCATGTACATAATGGCAAAACCAGGTGCTTTAAATAGATTATCTAACCATTACCCGTAAAGATTTCAAAGAGCCAAAGTTACCAAAGCCATACTAGTGAAACAATTTCTAAAATATCATCCCGGATTTTGTCCGGTAAAAAGTGCTAAAACCACCAACACTTATTTAAAAAAATCCCTTCGATGTTAATTTCACCAACATCATGATCACCTTACCATTCACACATCCTACCCGTAAGCGTGATCACCCTAGGTGCTCGGGCACTCCATGTGCTTGAGCACTTTTTCCCTAAAATGAATAGCGATAGGTTCCAGTTACTTTTTTGCAGCATATGAAACACCAAAGA comes from Echinicola vietnamensis DSM 17526 and encodes:
- a CDS encoding response regulator produces the protein MQALQEKGVFIVDEDPFWKSILSQMLSDLGFGNITCFDHEQKCLDHLYLNPALVFIDYQLVRTKGYEELAKTKAAFPHIQIILCLASDELKAAFQVMETGSYDYILKNHVTPYEINEILTRYINH
- a CDS encoding ATP-binding response regulator; this translates as MLTTFNTIVDQSLIASGNLTLEKSSFDLRQHLESVIKIIRPLALASKRFEVIHTTFHPNIDQVFLGDPYRISQLLLYVLENIIKSAGGKALSLSAEMAEENSHRQLIRININGVDRKVLENLASKLSAHANPGGRKKPLDPSPIISICQGLVYFLHAEISVQHDHTNESTLVMLLPLLKGNLKSHPSHPQPTITGKELENRCVLVADGAAINLSIVRNILNEAGANVLKAHNGIEALKVLEETTVDLVLLDHRLPILDGEQTARIIRSKYGDRLPIVAMTTYPITEKDQRFLHSGLDDYLTSPFGPQQLLDKINHWLQLRTLKNEEKPSTQPLFDLNRLDAIAPGNAAFKRRMVDLFKSLSQTSVQEMKAALPHDPEENIQKIAHRLKPSISTLGIDSLKEPLTALESGTLASEEKEKAIQQLETVLSQVYKELDRLEP